One Pseudomonas sp. HOU2 genomic window carries:
- a CDS encoding acyl-CoA dehydrogenase, whose product MIPNEDQTQIRDMARQFAEERLKPFAAEWDREHRFPKEAIGEMAELGFFGMLVPEQWGGCDTGYLAYAMALEEIAAGDGACSTIMSVHNSVGCVPILKFGNDDQRERFLKPLASGAMLGAFALTEPQAGSDASSLKTRARLEGDHYVLNGCKQFITSGQNAGIVIVFAVTDPSAGKRGITAFIVPTDSPGYKVARVEDKLGQHASDTCQILFEDVKVPVANRLGEEGEGYKIALANLEGGRVGIASQSVGMARAAFEAARDYARERDTFGKPIIEHQAVAFRLADMATQIAVARQMVHYAAALRDSGQPALVEASMAKLFASEMAEKVCSMALQTLGGYGYLNDFPLERIYRDVRVCQIYEGTSDIQRMVISRNL is encoded by the coding sequence ATGATTCCCAACGAAGACCAGACTCAGATCCGCGACATGGCCCGGCAGTTCGCCGAGGAACGGCTGAAACCGTTCGCCGCCGAGTGGGACCGCGAGCATCGTTTCCCCAAGGAAGCCATCGGCGAAATGGCCGAACTGGGCTTTTTCGGCATGCTGGTGCCAGAGCAGTGGGGCGGTTGTGACACCGGTTACCTGGCGTACGCCATGGCCCTGGAAGAAATCGCCGCCGGCGACGGCGCCTGCTCGACCATCATGAGCGTGCACAACTCAGTCGGCTGCGTGCCGATCCTCAAGTTCGGCAACGACGATCAGCGCGAACGCTTCCTCAAACCGCTGGCCAGCGGCGCCATGCTCGGCGCCTTCGCCTTGACCGAACCGCAGGCCGGTTCCGATGCCAGCAGCCTGAAAACCCGCGCGCGTCTTGAGGGCGATCATTACGTGCTCAACGGCTGCAAACAGTTCATCACTTCCGGGCAGAACGCCGGGATCGTGATCGTGTTTGCGGTGACCGATCCGAGTGCCGGCAAGCGCGGCATCACGGCGTTTATCGTGCCCACCGATTCGCCGGGATATAAAGTCGCCCGGGTCGAGGACAAGCTCGGTCAGCACGCCTCCGACACCTGCCAGATTCTGTTTGAAGACGTCAAAGTGCCGGTCGCCAACCGCTTGGGTGAGGAGGGCGAAGGCTACAAGATCGCCCTGGCCAACCTCGAAGGCGGGCGGGTCGGCATCGCCTCGCAATCAGTGGGCATGGCCCGCGCCGCGTTCGAAGCGGCCCGCGACTATGCACGTGAGCGCGACACCTTTGGCAAGCCGATCATCGAGCACCAGGCCGTGGCTTTCCGCCTCGCCGACATGGCCACGCAGATCGCCGTCGCCCGGCAGATGGTGCATTACGCCGCGGCCCTGCGTGACAGCGGTCAGCCGGCGCTGGTCGAGGCCTCGATGGCCAAACTGTTCGCCTCGGAAATGGCCGAGAAGGTCTGCTCGATGGCGTTGCAGACGCTGGGCGGTTACGGTTACCTCAACGATTTCCCGCTGGAACGCATCTACCGCGACGTGCGCGTCTGCCAGATCTACGAAGGCACCAGCGACATTCAGCGCATGGTTATTTCGCGCAATCTCTGA
- a CDS encoding acetyl-CoA C-acyltransferase, producing MTISNDPIVIVSAVRTPMGGFQGELKSLTAPQLGAAAIKAAVERAGVASDAVDEVLFGCVLPAGLGQAPARQAALGAGLDKSTRCTTVNKMCGSGMETTILAHDMLLAGSADVVIAGGMESMSNSPYLLDRARAGYRMGHGRVLDSMFLDGLEDAYDKGRLMGTFAEDCAETNDFSREAQDAFAIASTTRAQQAIKDGSFKAEIVPLSVTVGKEQVLISNDEQPPKAKLDKVASLKPAFREGGTVTAANSSSISDGAAALVLMRQSQAQKLGLKPLAVIHGHAAFADTPGLFPVAPIGAIKKLVKKTGWALNEVDLFEINEAFAVVAMAAMTHLEIPHDKLNVHGGACALGHPIGASGARILVTLLSALRQKNLKRGIAAICIGGGEATAMAVECVY from the coding sequence ATGACCATTTCCAACGATCCGATTGTTATCGTCAGCGCCGTCCGCACCCCGATGGGCGGTTTTCAGGGCGAACTGAAAAGCCTCACCGCACCGCAACTCGGCGCTGCGGCGATCAAGGCTGCGGTTGAACGCGCCGGCGTTGCCAGCGACGCGGTTGATGAAGTGCTGTTCGGTTGCGTATTGCCCGCTGGCCTCGGTCAGGCACCGGCGCGTCAGGCAGCACTGGGTGCCGGGCTGGATAAATCCACCCGTTGCACCACGGTCAACAAGATGTGCGGCTCGGGCATGGAAACCACCATTCTGGCCCACGACATGCTGCTGGCCGGCAGCGCCGATGTGGTGATCGCCGGCGGCATGGAGAGCATGTCCAACTCGCCGTATCTGCTGGACCGCGCCCGCGCCGGTTACCGCATGGGCCATGGCCGGGTGCTCGACTCGATGTTCCTCGACGGCCTCGAAGACGCCTACGACAAGGGCCGCCTGATGGGCACCTTCGCCGAGGACTGCGCCGAAACCAATGACTTCAGCCGCGAAGCCCAGGATGCCTTTGCCATCGCTTCGACCACCCGCGCCCAGCAGGCGATCAAGGACGGCAGCTTCAAGGCCGAGATCGTGCCGCTGAGCGTGACCGTCGGCAAGGAGCAGGTGCTCATCAGCAACGACGAGCAGCCGCCGAAAGCCAAACTGGACAAGGTCGCCTCGCTGAAACCGGCGTTCCGCGAAGGCGGCACGGTGACGGCGGCCAACTCCAGCTCAATCTCCGACGGCGCGGCGGCGCTGGTGCTGATGCGCCAGTCGCAAGCGCAAAAACTCGGGCTTAAACCGCTGGCGGTGATTCACGGTCACGCGGCGTTTGCCGATACGCCGGGCCTGTTCCCGGTGGCGCCGATTGGCGCGATCAAGAAGCTGGTGAAGAAGACTGGTTGGGCGTTGAACGAGGTCGATCTGTTTGAGATCAACGAAGCGTTTGCCGTGGTGGCGATGGCGGCGATGACTCACCTGGAAATCCCCCACGACAAACTCAACGTGCACGGCGGCGCCTGCGCCCTGGGCCATCCGATCGGCGCCTCGGGCGCGCGGATTCTGGTGACGCTGCTCTCGGCCCTGCGCCAGAAAAACTTGAAGCGCGGGATCGCGGCGATCTGCATCGGCGGCGGTGAAGCCACGGCGATGGCCGTGGAATGCGTGTATTAA
- a CDS encoding SDR family NAD(P)-dependent oxidoreductase, with translation MQIENKVFIVTGGASGLGAASAELLVSVGAKVMLVDMNAEAVAAQAQRLGAQSVVADISNEAAAEAAVQATLKAFGSLNGLVNCAGIVRGEKILGKNGPHALSSFAQVINVNLIGSFNMLRLAAAAIAESEANADGERGVIINTASVAAFDGQIGQAAYSASKGAIASLTLPAARELARFGIRVMTIAPGIFETPMMAGMTPEVRDSLAAGVPFPPRLGKPAEYAALVRHIIENSMLNGEVIRLDGALRMAAK, from the coding sequence ATGCAGATCGAGAACAAGGTTTTTATCGTCACCGGCGGCGCCTCCGGCCTCGGTGCAGCCAGCGCTGAATTGCTGGTCAGTGTCGGCGCCAAAGTGATGCTGGTGGACATGAATGCCGAAGCCGTCGCTGCCCAGGCTCAGCGCCTCGGCGCGCAAAGTGTTGTCGCCGATATCAGCAACGAAGCCGCAGCGGAAGCGGCGGTGCAGGCCACGCTCAAAGCCTTTGGCAGTCTCAATGGCCTGGTCAATTGCGCCGGCATCGTTCGCGGCGAGAAGATCCTCGGCAAGAACGGCCCGCATGCACTGTCCAGCTTCGCTCAGGTGATCAACGTCAACCTGATCGGCAGCTTCAACATGCTGCGACTGGCGGCTGCGGCCATCGCCGAGAGCGAAGCCAATGCCGACGGCGAGCGCGGCGTGATCATCAATACCGCGTCGGTGGCGGCGTTCGACGGCCAGATCGGCCAGGCCGCGTATTCCGCCTCCAAGGGCGCGATTGCCAGCCTGACCCTGCCGGCCGCCCGCGAACTGGCGCGCTTCGGCATCCGCGTGATGACCATCGCCCCGGGCATTTTCGAAACCCCGATGATGGCCGGCATGACCCCGGAAGTGCGCGACTCGCTGGCCGCCGGCGTACCGTTCCCGCCGCGCCTTGGGAAACCAGCCGAGTACGCCGCACTGGTTCGGCATATCATCGAAAACAGCATGCTCAACGGTGAGGTGATCCGTCTCGACGGCGCCTTGCGCATGGCCGCCAAGTAA
- a CDS encoding enoyl-CoA hydratase — protein MTYETILLENHGRVGLITLNRPQALNALNAQLVSEVNHALDGLEADANIGCIVITGSKKAFAAGADIKEMAELTYPQIYMDDLFSDSDRVANRRKPIIAAVNGFALGGGCELALMCDFILAGDNAKFGQPEINLGVLPGMGGTQRLTRAVGKAKAMEMCLSGRMIDAAEAERCGIVARIVPSDELLDEALKVAAVIASKSLPIAMMVKESVNRAFEVNLTEGVRFERRVFHAAFATQDQKEGMAAFVAKRAPEFTGK, from the coding sequence ATGACTTACGAAACGATTCTGCTGGAAAACCACGGCCGCGTCGGCCTGATCACCCTCAACCGCCCACAGGCGCTGAATGCCCTGAACGCGCAACTGGTCAGCGAAGTGAATCATGCCCTCGACGGCCTGGAAGCGGATGCGAACATCGGTTGCATCGTCATCACCGGTTCGAAAAAAGCCTTCGCTGCCGGCGCCGACATCAAGGAAATGGCCGAGCTGACCTACCCGCAGATCTACATGGATGATCTGTTCAGCGACAGCGACCGCGTGGCTAACCGGCGCAAGCCGATCATCGCTGCGGTCAACGGTTTCGCCCTTGGTGGCGGTTGCGAACTGGCGTTGATGTGCGACTTCATCCTGGCCGGTGACAACGCCAAATTCGGTCAACCGGAAATCAACCTCGGCGTGCTCCCGGGCATGGGCGGCACCCAGCGCCTGACCCGCGCCGTGGGCAAGGCCAAGGCCATGGAAATGTGCCTCAGCGGGCGGATGATCGATGCGGCGGAAGCCGAGCGTTGCGGCATCGTTGCGCGGATCGTGCCGAGCGATGAATTGCTCGACGAGGCGCTGAAGGTGGCGGCAGTGATCGCCAGCAAATCGCTGCCGATTGCGATGATGGTCAAGGAAAGCGTCAATCGCGCGTTCGAGGTCAATCTGACTGAAGGTGTGCGCTTTGAGCGCCGGGTGTTCCACGCGGCGTTTGCCACGCAGGATCAGAAGGAAGGGATGGCGGCGTTTGTGGCTAAACGTGCGCCGGAGTTTACCGGTAAGTAA